ACCGAGCGTAGGGTTGAGCAGCGCGTAGATAGACGCGTTAACCGCCGCGAAGATCAACGCAGGTCAGATCGCCGATACGAACGGCGTGTTGACCGCCGCCATGAACAAAGGCGCGACACCCGGAACGCCTATCGCGAAGGTCGCCGAGAAGGGTATCGTGATGGCACGCGCGATTATCGCAGCGATCGCCGCTCCACCTATCGCAACGGCTACCGCGACGGGCGCCGCGCGCAGAGCCGGTACGAGCGCCGCTGGGATCGCCGCTGGCGCAATAACCACCGGTACAACTGGCACCGCTATCGCAGCGCCAACCGGACCATCTACCGCGCGCCGCGCTATTACGCGCCGTACCGCGATTACCGTTACAGCCGGATCAGCATCGGGTTCTATCTCGACAGCCTGTTCTTCGGCCGGAATTACTGGATCTCCGATCCGTGGCGCTATCGCCTGCCGGCCGTATACGGTGACTATCGCTGGGTGCGTTATTACGACGACGTCCTGCTGGTCGACACCTACACCGGCGAAGTGGTGGACGTGATCCACGACTTCTTCTGGTAAGATCCATCGCCGCCAAGGCGGGAGGTGAACCCCCGGTCTCTGCAAGGAGTCCGGGGGTTTGCATTTGCGCGGCCGGCCAATCCCCCTGTTCAATACCCTTGTGCAGCGCGGCCGCTTTTGCATAAGCGGGTTGCGATGGCTGACACGAACACACGGCACAGCGGCAAGATACCGGACCAGGGCGCGTTGCGCGCGGTGGGCAAGCGGGTGCGGGAGCGGCTGGCGGACAATCCGGCGGCTTACAAGCTGCCAACGGACCGCGCGGAAATCTGGGCCGTGGGCGCGTTCTACAGCCCCGCCGAATGCGAGCGGCTGCGCGACATGATCGACGGCGTGGCACGCCCCAGCAGTGTCTATGAAGGCGCGGAAGACGATGATTACCGCACGTCTTCTTCTGGCGATGTGGACCGCGACGATCCCTTCGTGCGCAAGATCTCTCGCCGGATCGACGACTTCCTAGGCTTGGACAGTGGCTGGGGCGAAGCGATCCAGGGCCAGCGATACCTGCCGGGGCAGCAGTTCAAACCGCACCACGACTGGTTCCACCAGGACAGCTCCTATTGGGACAGGGAAATGGCGCGTGGCGGGCAGCGATGCATCACGGCGATGGCGTTCCTCAACGATGTGGAGGAAGGCGGTACAACCGATTTTACCGAAGTCGGCCTGTCCGTCACGCCGCAGACCGGCGCATTGCTGGTGTGGAACAATGCCGATGCCGACGGCGTGCCCAATCTCGACACCATGCATGCCGGAACGCCCGTGATCCGCGGGGTGAAGTACATCTTCACCCGCTGGTATCGCACGCGTGACTGGAACTGAGGCCCACGCTCAGGCCTTCGCTCAGGCCTTGGCCAGCGCCTCGGCGATCAGCTTGCGGCTGTTGGCGATGCCGTAGAGCGCGATAAAGCTGCCCATGCGCGGGCCCTGCTCACTGCCCAGCAAGGTCTCGTACAGCGCCTTGAACCAGTCGCGCAGGTTCTCGAAGCCGAATTCCTCGCGCTTGCCGATCTCATACACCTGCGTCTGCAGGTCTTCGGCCGAAGTGTCCTCTGCCGCATCCGCCAGATACGCATCCAGCGCCCGCAGCGCTTCCGCCTCGCTGGCATTGGGCGCGCGCTTCACGAGGTGCGGGGCGACGAAGTCGCGGTTGTAGGCGAGCGCGGTCCGGATCAGCTTCCTGATGGTTTGCTCGACATCGAACTGTGCTTCTTGCGAAGCACCTTCATTGAAACCAACCCCATAAGCCTTTTCATCGTATGAGAGCAGGTAATTCCAAACTTGCTCTTCCGTTGCTTCCGCACCCAACACGCCGACAAGGTTCAGCAGCAGCGAATAGGTGACCGGCAGCGTATCGCCCGCCCCTGGCGCTTCCGATCCCTCGAACCCGCCATTGGCGCGCGCCAGGTGCCAGACCGGGTTGCCCAGCTGCTTGTCCAGCTCCTGCTCCGCCAGCCGTTCGCGGAACTGCCAGTAGTCATCTACCGCGCGCGGGATCACGCCGCCATGCAGGCTCTTCGCGCTCTTGGGATTGGGGAAGATGTAGAAGCCGAGGCTCTCCTCGCTGCCGTATTCCAGCCATTGCTCGATCGTCAGGCCGTTGCCCTTGGACTTGGAGATCTTCTCGCCATTCTCGTCCAGGAACAGCTCGTAAATCAGGCCTTCCGGCTTGCGGCCGCCCAGCACCTTCGCGATCTTGCCGGACTGGAGGCCGGTGTCGGTCAGGTCCTTGCCATACATCTCGTAATCGACGCCCAGCGCGACCCAGCGCATGGCGAAGTCCACCTTCCACTGCAGCTTCGCCTTGCCGCCCAGCGCGGACTGCTCGGTCACCGTGCCGTCCTCATCCGTGAATCGGATCGTACCGGCCGCGGCGTCCACCACCTCCACCGGAACCTGCAGCACGTGGCCCGTCTGCTCGCTGATCGGCATGATGGGGGAATAGGTCGCAGCGCGCTCGGCCCGCAGCGTGGGCAGCATGATGTCCAGGATCGCCTGGTTGTTCGCCAGCACGCCGCGCAATGCCTCGTCGAAGGCGCCGGAATTGTACTTCTCGCTCGCCGCGACGAATTCGTAATCGAAGCCGAAGCGGTCGAGGAAGGCGCGCAGCATCGCGTTATTGTGCGCAGCGAAGCTGTCGTACTCTGTCTCAAAAGGGTTGGGCACGCGGCTGAGGGGCTTGTGCAGGTTGGCGGTCAGCAGGTCCTGCTGCGGCACGTTGTCCGGCACCTTGCGCAGGCCGTCCATGTCGTCGCTGAAGGCCACCAGCCGCGTCTTGCCGTCTTCCGGCTTCGCGCCGATCAGTGCCTCGAATGCGCGGCGGACCAGCGTTGTGCGCAGCACTTCCTGGAAGGTGCCGATATGCGGCAGGCCGCTGGGGCCATAACCGGTCTCGAACAGGATGGGCGATCCGTCGGGCTTCGCGCCTTCGGGATAACGTTTGAGCAGCCGCTGCGCCTCCTGGAACGGCCAGGCCTTGGATACGCGTGCGGCTTCCATCAGTTCGGTCATGCTCATGTCCGCAGCCTGTCGCCCAGCCAAGGCCGTGTTGCAAGTGCGAACTCCGTTTCGGAACCCTCGCGCTTCGCTCTTGTTGAACTGCAAAGACACAGGGGACCCAACACATGAATTACATCGCCCTCCTGCGCGACGAGCTGCAGGGCATGGCCGCAGGCTTCGTAGCCGCACTGCCGAATATCGCCATCGCCATTGTCGTGCTGATCCTGACCTGGCTGGTGGCCAGGTTCGCCGTGAAGATCGCAGACATGCTGATAGGCAAGACCAGCCTGCGCCCGTCATTGCGCAATCTGATAGAAACCATGGTGAAGCTGTTCATCTGGCTGCTGGGCATCATGCTCGCGCTAATCGTGGCCATCCCCGGCTTCACGCCCGCTGGCCTCATCGCAGGCCTTGGCATCGGCGCCCTGGCCATCGGCTTCGCCTTCCAGGACATTTTCGAGAACTTCATGGCTGGCGTGCTGATCATGCTGCGCGAAAAGATGCGCATCGGCGACCTGATCGAAGTGGAAGGCGTGCGCGGCAAGGTGGAACACATCACCCTGCGCGAAACGCATATCCGCCAGCTTTCGAACGAGCTGACCATCATGCCCAACGCCATGCTGTTCAAGAATGCGGTTCAGATCCTGACTGATGAGAGCGTTCGCCGGAACGAGGTGGTCGTGGGCGTGTCCTACGATACCGACCTCGAGCATGCGCAGAAGGTGATCTACGAAGCGATGGAAACCGTGGATGCGGTGGTGAAGGACAAGCCCGTGATCGTTTACGCGCAGGAATTCGGCGCCAGCAGCGTCGACTTCCTCGTCCAGTGGTACGCCCAGTCCGCCGCGCGCGACCTGCGCCAGACCAAGAGCGAGGCCATCAAGGCGATCAAGAAGGCCCTCGACAATGCCGGTATCGAGATCCCCTTCCCCTACGTCACGCACACTTTCAAGGAAGTGGTGCCGGTAGGCGAAAAGGGCGATCTTGGCAGCACGGGTACGGGCGGCGACTAAGCCTGGCCAAGCCGAATATATGTGCAAACGGCGCGCTCCCATGGGGCGCGCCGTTTACTTTTCGTTCTCCCTTCCCATAGTGGGCAGACATGCTCGCCGCACTCCCCCTTCCCGCCATCCATGCCAGCCATGCCGGCACCTGGCTGCGCGAGGCGAATGGCGAGACGCGCAGCTGCGGCAAGGGCGCGGCGGTCAATGCCGCGGCCGATACGCCGCTGCTTGTGCTGAACGCGCCGCTGGTGGCCACCCGGCTCGGCTATCCGGACCTCAGCGGGCTGGACCTGCTGGAGCTGTACGCCTTCGTCCATCCCGCCAAGTTCGTCGTGCCCACGCCCAAGGGGCTGGCGCAGGCGCTAGACCTGCCGGAAGCGGAAGGCGACGCGGATGTGCCGCTGCTGCTGCAACGCGCGGCCTCGCGCCTGCTGGAACATTGCGAGGCGGAAGACTGGGAGGAGCGGGAGGGCGCATGGTCCTCGCTCCAGTCGCTAGGCCGCATGCGCTGGCCCTGGGCGCAGGTCATCGCGCCGCATGTCCGCAAGCCGGACCGGGCGGAGAAGTGGCTTTTTTCCACCCTGCCCGAATGGGAAGAAGCGCCAGACCGCCCTCAGCCCGCGCAGGTTGCGATGGACGAAAAGGCCATCGAGGGCCGGCTGGAGCAGCTGACGGGCAAAGGGGCAGAACGGCGCGAGGGGCAGCAGTTCTATGCGCGCGAGGCGGGCCGCGTCTTCGCGCCGCGCGGCGAAAAGGGCCGCCCGCATCTCCTGCTGGCACAGGCCGGGACCGGGATCGGCAAGACATTGGGCTACCTTGCCCCGGCAAATTTGTGGAGCGAGCTATCACAGGGCACGGTCTGGGTCAGCACTTACACCAAGAACCTCCAGCGCCAGCTGCGCGGTGAAAGCGCGCGGGCGTGGCCGGAACGGCGCGCGGACGGATCGCGCCCCGTTGTCGTGCGCAAGGGGCGGGAGAATTACCTCTGCCTGCTGAATCTGGAGGATGCGCTGCAGGGCGGCTTCGGCGGCCGTGCGGCGATCCTGGCGCAGCTGGTGGCGCGCTGGGCGGCCTATACGCAGGATGGCGACATGATCGGCGGGGACCTGCCCGGCTGGCTGGGCACGCTGTTCCGCAGCCGCGCGATCCGCAGCCTGACAGACCAGCGCGGCGAATGCGTCTATGCCGGGTGCCCGCATTACCGCAAATGCTTCATCGAACGCGCCCAGCGGGCGAGCGCGCAAGCGGACCTGGTTATCGCCAACCATGCGCTGGTGATGGTCAACGCGGCGCGCGGAAGGGATCATGCGCAGCGCCCGACGCGCATCGTGTTCGACGAGGGACACCATGTCTTCGACGCCGCCGACAGCACATTTTCCGCCGCTCTAACGGGGGCGGAGGCGATCGAGCTGAAGCGCTGGATCATGGGGCCGGAACGAGGCAGCAAGGGCCGCAGGCGCGGGCTGGCAGCGCGGCTGGCCGATGTTTCCGGCTATGACGAGGAAGGCGGCGATGCAGTCGCCGCAGCCATCGAGGCGGCAGAGGCCCTGCCCGGCGAAGGCTGGATGCAACGCCTGATCGAAGGCATCCCGTCGGGCCCGATCGAGGAACTGCTCGGCGCGGTCCGCTCGCTGACCTATGCGCGCGATGAGAGCGGGCAGGAGGCGGGCTACGGTATCGAGACCGAGGCCGCGCAGCTCGAAGGCAATTTCGTGGAACTGGCGCAGCAGGCGGCGGACGCGCTGGCCGCAATCCGCCAGCCACTGATGAAGCTCTCCGTGCGGCTGGAAAAGCTGTTCGAGGACGGGCCGGACTGGCTCGACGCGCAGGGCCGCGCGCGGATCGAAGGGGCACGCTACGCGCTCGGCTGGCGGATCGACACCATTGCTGCGTGGGAAGCGCTGCTGGACCGGCTGGGTGGCCCGGCGGACCCGGACTTCGTGGACTGGCTGGCGGTCGACCGCAGCGACGCGCGCGAATTCGACATCGGCATCCACCGCCATTTCCTCGACCCGATGAAACCGTTCGCCAAGGTGGTGCTGGAACCCTCGCACGGAGTGATGCTGACCAGCGCCACACTGCGCGATGCGGACGACTGGACCGAGGCCGTGGCCCGCTCCGGCGCAAACCATCTCGATAACGAGCCGCTGCTGGCGGCGGCGGAAAGCCCATTCGATTACGCCAACCGCGCCGAAGTCCTGATTGTCACCGATGTGAAGAAAGGCGATCTTGCGGGCCTGGCAGGCGCCTATGCCCGCGTGATCGAGGCCTGCGGCGGCGGCGTGCTGGGGCTGTTCACCGCAATCCGCCGACTGCGCGCGGTGCACGGACGCATCGCGGACCGCTTGGCGCGCGAAGGCCTGCCGCTTTACGCCCAGCATGTGGACCCGATCGACACGGGCACGCTGGTGGACATCTTCCGCGACGATCCGCGCGCCAGCCTTCTGGGCACCGACGCCCTGCGCGATGGCGTGGACGTGCCGGGCGAGAGCCTTCGCTGCGTGGTCATGGAGCAGGTGCCCTGGCCCAAGCCCAGCATCCTTCACCGCGCGCGGCGCGCGGCCAATGGCGGCGGCGCTTATGACGACCGGATCATCCGTGCCCGGCTGGCGCAGGCCTTCGGGCGGCTGATCCGCAGCAAGGAGGACAAGGGCCATTTCATCGTAATGTCGCCCGCTTTCCCCAGCCGACTTCTCACCGCATTCCCGCCCGGCACGCCGGTGCTGCGCCTTCCGCTTGCGGAGGCCCTAGACCGCGTGGCATTGGGGATCGGCGCGCCCGATCCCGAACGCGCCGCGAGTCTCGAAGGAGAGCAGACCGGATGAAACGCCTCGGCCTCCTGCGCCATGCCAAGTCGGACTGGGACGATATCGCCAAGCGTGATTTCGACCGCGGGCTGAACGATCGCGGGCGCCGCGGGGCGAAGCTGATCGGGGAGCATATTCGCGATTACGGCCTCAAGTGGGACAGCATCCGCGCCAGCACCGCCGCGCGCGTGCGCCAGACGCTGGAAGGTGCCGCGCTGGCGCCAGAGCCGCACTTCTCCGACGAGCTTTACCTTGCCGACAGCCCCACCATCTTCGCCATCGCCGCAGCGGAAGACGACGCGGTCACCAATCTGCTGGTCGCGGCGCACAATCCTGGGCTGCACGAGATGGTCTTCCGCCTGGTCGACAGCGAATCGGAAGATGCCAAGTTCGATGCGCTGGCAGACAAGTTCCCCACCGCGACTTACGCCGTGTTCGAGCTTTCGATCGAAAAGTGGGAAGACATCGGGCCGGGATGCGGCAGGCTGATCCATTTCGCCCGCCCGCGCGATCTCGATCCGGAACTGGGCCCAATCGGCGGCCGGTAAGCGGCGCTCAGGCCTCCAGCGCGGCGGCCAGCCGGGCGCGGATGGCCTTCAGCTGCACCAGCATTTCAGATGATCCGCCCGCTTCGGCAGGCTCCTTCGCCGGCGCAGCACTCAGCGGCGCGTCGGCCAGCCCGTCATCCGTATGCAGCGCCTGCTTCGCACCTTTCAGCGTATAACCCTCGGCATTCACCAGCCGGTCTATCCGCTGGATCAGGGCGACATCGTCCTTGCGGTAATAGCGCCGCCCGCCGCTGCGCTTCAGCGGATCGAGCATGGGGAATTGCTGTTCCCAATACCGCAACACATGCGGCTTCAGGCCGAGTGCGGCGGCAACTTCGCCAATCGTACGCAGCGCATCGTCCGCCTTGCCGTCATTGAAGACGGGCGCGGATACGCCGGCCCTGCTCACGCGGCGGCGACCCTGTCTTTCAGTTTCTTGCTGGCGCGGAAAGTCAGCACGCGGCGCGATGTGATGGGCACTTCGACGCCGGTCTTGGGATTGCGGCCGATCCGTTCCTTCTTGTCCCGCAGGACAAAGGTGCCGAAGCCGGAAATCTTGACGTTTTCACCATCAACCATAGCGTCGCACATCTTGTCGAGGATCGATTCCACGAGCGCGAGGCTTTCGGCGCGGGAGAAACCGAGCTTGCGGTTCACGCTGTCCGCCAGATCGGCGCGGGTAAGGGTTCCTACAGAACGCATCATGGTCGAGCGGTACTCCGTTTCGGTGCGACCCTTTGGGTACGTTGTAACGAATGGACGGAAAATCTCAAGGTTCCAAGGTTTTCCGCGCGTTTCCGGTGGAAATTATCAGGTGCGAAGCAGGCTGGCGCCCCAGGTGAAGCCCCCGCCCATCGCTTCCAGCACCACCAGCTGGCCCGGCTTGATCCGTCCGTCCTTGCGCGCAACGTCGTAAGCCAGGGGTACGGACGCGGCGGATGTGTTGGCATGCTGGTCCACCGTGACCACCACCTTTTCGGGCGGCAGTTTCAGCTTCTTCGCCGTGGCATCGAGGATGCGCATATTGGCCTGGTGCGGCAC
This genomic interval from Paraurantiacibacter namhicola contains the following:
- a CDS encoding RcnB family protein, whose product is MQLSKYFKSTALGALAAAMGLTVMPATALANASGNAGAETQRAQDPRSNRSERRAERRDNRRGERRAQRRDNRRGESRSERRSNPRVEQRRGVSRQDRRGERRTERRVEQRVDRRVNRREDQRRSDRRYERRVDRRHEQRRDTRNAYREGRREGYRDGTRDYRSDRRSTYRNGYRDGRRAQSRYERRWDRRWRNNHRYNWHRYRSANRTIYRAPRYYAPYRDYRYSRISIGFYLDSLFFGRNYWISDPWRYRLPAVYGDYRWVRYYDDVLLVDTYTGEVVDVIHDFFW
- a CDS encoding prolyl hydroxylase family protein — its product is MADTNTRHSGKIPDQGALRAVGKRVRERLADNPAAYKLPTDRAEIWAVGAFYSPAECERLRDMIDGVARPSSVYEGAEDDDYRTSSSGDVDRDDPFVRKISRRIDDFLGLDSGWGEAIQGQRYLPGQQFKPHHDWFHQDSSYWDREMARGGQRCITAMAFLNDVEEGGTTDFTEVGLSVTPQTGALLVWNNADADGVPNLDTMHAGTPVIRGVKYIFTRWYRTRDWN
- a CDS encoding lysine--tRNA ligase; the protein is MSMTELMEAARVSKAWPFQEAQRLLKRYPEGAKPDGSPILFETGYGPSGLPHIGTFQEVLRTTLVRRAFEALIGAKPEDGKTRLVAFSDDMDGLRKVPDNVPQQDLLTANLHKPLSRVPNPFETEYDSFAAHNNAMLRAFLDRFGFDYEFVAASEKYNSGAFDEALRGVLANNQAILDIMLPTLRAERAATYSPIMPISEQTGHVLQVPVEVVDAAAGTIRFTDEDGTVTEQSALGGKAKLQWKVDFAMRWVALGVDYEMYGKDLTDTGLQSGKIAKVLGGRKPEGLIYELFLDENGEKISKSKGNGLTIEQWLEYGSEESLGFYIFPNPKSAKSLHGGVIPRAVDDYWQFRERLAEQELDKQLGNPVWHLARANGGFEGSEAPGAGDTLPVTYSLLLNLVGVLGAEATEEQVWNYLLSYDEKAYGVGFNEGASQEAQFDVEQTIRKLIRTALAYNRDFVAPHLVKRAPNASEAEALRALDAYLADAAEDTSAEDLQTQVYEIGKREEFGFENLRDWFKALYETLLGSEQGPRMGSFIALYGIANSRKLIAEALAKA
- a CDS encoding mechanosensitive ion channel family protein — translated: MNYIALLRDELQGMAAGFVAALPNIAIAIVVLILTWLVARFAVKIADMLIGKTSLRPSLRNLIETMVKLFIWLLGIMLALIVAIPGFTPAGLIAGLGIGALAIGFAFQDIFENFMAGVLIMLREKMRIGDLIEVEGVRGKVEHITLRETHIRQLSNELTIMPNAMLFKNAVQILTDESVRRNEVVVGVSYDTDLEHAQKVIYEAMETVDAVVKDKPVIVYAQEFGASSVDFLVQWYAQSAARDLRQTKSEAIKAIKKALDNAGIEIPFPYVTHTFKEVVPVGEKGDLGSTGTGGD
- a CDS encoding ATP-dependent DNA helicase; this translates as MLAALPLPAIHASHAGTWLREANGETRSCGKGAAVNAAADTPLLVLNAPLVATRLGYPDLSGLDLLELYAFVHPAKFVVPTPKGLAQALDLPEAEGDADVPLLLQRAASRLLEHCEAEDWEEREGAWSSLQSLGRMRWPWAQVIAPHVRKPDRAEKWLFSTLPEWEEAPDRPQPAQVAMDEKAIEGRLEQLTGKGAERREGQQFYAREAGRVFAPRGEKGRPHLLLAQAGTGIGKTLGYLAPANLWSELSQGTVWVSTYTKNLQRQLRGESARAWPERRADGSRPVVVRKGRENYLCLLNLEDALQGGFGGRAAILAQLVARWAAYTQDGDMIGGDLPGWLGTLFRSRAIRSLTDQRGECVYAGCPHYRKCFIERAQRASAQADLVIANHALVMVNAARGRDHAQRPTRIVFDEGHHVFDAADSTFSAALTGAEAIELKRWIMGPERGSKGRRRGLAARLADVSGYDEEGGDAVAAAIEAAEALPGEGWMQRLIEGIPSGPIEELLGAVRSLTYARDESGQEAGYGIETEAAQLEGNFVELAQQAADALAAIRQPLMKLSVRLEKLFEDGPDWLDAQGRARIEGARYALGWRIDTIAAWEALLDRLGGPADPDFVDWLAVDRSDAREFDIGIHRHFLDPMKPFAKVVLEPSHGVMLTSATLRDADDWTEAVARSGANHLDNEPLLAAAESPFDYANRAEVLIVTDVKKGDLAGLAGAYARVIEACGGGVLGLFTAIRRLRAVHGRIADRLAREGLPLYAQHVDPIDTGTLVDIFRDDPRASLLGTDALRDGVDVPGESLRCVVMEQVPWPKPSILHRARRAANGGGAYDDRIIRARLAQAFGRLIRSKEDKGHFIVMSPAFPSRLLTAFPPGTPVLRLPLAEALDRVALGIGAPDPERAASLEGEQTG
- a CDS encoding SixA phosphatase family protein, coding for MKRLGLLRHAKSDWDDIAKRDFDRGLNDRGRRGAKLIGEHIRDYGLKWDSIRASTAARVRQTLEGAALAPEPHFSDELYLADSPTIFAIAAAEDDAVTNLLVAAHNPGLHEMVFRLVDSESEDAKFDALADKFPTATYAVFELSIEKWEDIGPGCGRLIHFARPRDLDPELGPIGGR
- a CDS encoding MerR family transcriptional regulator: MSRAGVSAPVFNDGKADDALRTIGEVAAALGLKPHVLRYWEQQFPMLDPLKRSGGRRYYRKDDVALIQRIDRLVNAEGYTLKGAKQALHTDDGLADAPLSAAPAKEPAEAGGSSEMLVQLKAIRARLAAALEA
- a CDS encoding integration host factor subunit alpha, which translates into the protein MFRPFVTTYPKGRTETEYRSTMMRSVGTLTRADLADSVNRKLGFSRAESLALVESILDKMCDAMVDGENVKISGFGTFVLRDKKERIGRNPKTGVEVPITSRRVLTFRASKKLKDRVAAA